TTTCTATTATATCCTTCCTGGCGTGGATCTGGTTTGTCCTCAAATACGCAGGCCCGAAAATACTGCTCTTTGACCTATTTGGAAACAAAGCCGACAAGAACGAGGTACCCGGCTTCATCTATATACCTCTGTTCGCCATCTTTATGGGCGTCGGCCTGATTGAGGTCATCTCCATCCTGTCCCGCCTTGTTTCGCTGCCGTTCCGACTCTTCGGTAACGTCTTCGGGGGCGAAAACCTGCTGACCAGCATGCACGGCATGTTCGAGTGGGTCCTGCCGGTTCCTTTTTACTTCCTGGAGATCCTGATCGGTTTCGTCCAGGCCCTGGTCTTTACCCTGCTGACGGCTGTGTACATCGGCCTGATCTGTAACCACGACAGCGCGGAGGAACACGCCCACGCGCATTAGAGACTTTCCCGGACGGGACCATGCCAACGCGTGTGGGCGCCCGGGTTTCCAACCAAAAAGAAAAACCAACTCATACACATCATGTTCGATCTGATCGCACAAATCACCGGTGACATTGGCTCCGGCATCACGGCTGGCCTCGGCTGTCTGGGTGCTGCCCTCGGCGTGGGCTTCGTCGGTACCAAGGCTGTTGAAGCCGTTGGCCGCAACCCCGGCGCTTCCGGTAAGATCCTCGTTCAGGGCATTCTCGGCATGGCGCTGGCTGAAGCTGTCGCCTTCTACGCCCTGTTCCTGTACTAAGGCTTAAACCCTTCTATGTGTGCGGGTCGCCTGAAACGGCCCGCACCGACACTTTCCCATGATCGATCTCCTGCCCAACCTTATCGCTGCCGCCGCTGAAGTCTCCCACGAGGGAGTCGGCTCTGGCAGTGTCATCGAAAAACTGGCCGCTACCTTTCACGTAGAGTGGCACCTGCTGCTGGCTCAGGGCATCAACTTCATTCTTGTGGCCATCGTGCTGTGGAAGTTCGCCTTCAAGCCGGTCGTCTCCACCCTCGATTCCCGCAAGAAGAAGATCGAGGACGGCCTCCAGTATGCCGAGGAGATGAAGACCCGTCTGGCCGAAGCCGAAAAGCAGTACGCCGAAAAGATGAAGGACGCGGCTGTCGACGGCGCCAAGATCATCGAAGAGGCCCGCGCCAACGCCAAGACCTACCTGGAGAAGCAAACCCAGGAAGCCGTCACCAAGGCCGAAACCATCATCAACAAGGGGCACGAATCCGTCGAGCTGGAGCGCAAGCAGATGCTTAACGAGCTGCGCCGCGAAGTGGCCCAGCTGGTCGTGCAAACCTCCGGCAAAGTTCTCAACCGCGACCTTTCCGGCGAAGAGAAGACCCGCTTCAGCGAGGCCGCCGCGAAAGAACTCTACGGCAAGAACTAAGGCCCCCTTTAGCCGCAATGGACCGCAAAACCCAAGACCAACTGAAAACCTTTGCCCACAAGCTCGTGGAGCTTTCGCTCGACGAGACCGGTCGCGTCAGCGCCGAGCGGGTAGGGGGCGTCTTGACCACGCTTGAGCAGAACCCACCGCGCCACCTGCGCGCCCTCCTCAAGCAGTACCTCGTGTATATCCGTCAGGAGCTGGCCCGGAGCCAGGCTCAGGTGGAGTACGCCGGTGAGCTTCCCGCATCCACCCTGGCCGAGATCCGCCAGGAACTCAGCGAACACTACAATCGCGCGGTGGACGTAATGCCCCGCGAAAACGAAAGCCTGATCGCGGGCTTCCGGGTGGCTATCGGTGACGACGTCTACGACGCCTCTCTGGCCGGTCGCCTCCACGCCCTCGAAACCGCCATCGACTGATCCTCTTTTAATCCCTTACCCGTAAACCGTACCTCTCAGACCTCCGCATTGATATGAGCACCGTTCTTGAACAAATCCAGGCCGAGATAGCCAAGCTCGAAACCCAGGCCGTCAAAACCAATGTCGGCAACATCGTACAGATCGCCGACGGCGTGGCCCGTATCGACGGCCTCTCCGAGGCCATGTACAACGAAATGATCGAGTTCCCCGGCGGCGTGTACGGCATCGCCCTGAACCTTGAAGAAGACGACGTCGGTGTCGTTATCCTCGGGGACGCCTCCGAGCTCAAGGAAGGCGACCAGGCCAAGACCACCGGCCGCCTGCTCTCCGTCCCCGTCGGTAAGCCCCTGCTGGGCCGCGTAGTGGACGCTCTCGGCACGCCGATCGACGGCAAAGGCCCGATCGAAAGCAACGAATTTTACCCGGTTGAGAAGATCGCCCCCGGCATCATCCCCCGTAAGTCTGTGGACCAGCCGGTGCAGACCGGTATCATGGCCATTGACGCGATGATCCCCGTCGGCCGTGGCCAGCGCGAGCTGATCATCGGTGACCGCGCCACTGGTAAGACCACTGTGGCCATCGACACGATCATCAACCAGGCCCAGATCAACGAGCAGCACAAGAACGAGGACGGCAGCTTCGAGGAAGGCTTCCGCCCCATGTACTCGATCTATGTCGCTATCGGCCAGAAGCAGTCCAACATCGCCCGTACCATCAAGGCCCTCGAAGCCGCCGGTGCCATGGACTACTGCACGATCGTGACCGCTCCTGCCGCTGACAACCCGGCCAACCAGTACATCGCTCCCTTCTCCGGAGCCGCCATGGGCGAGTACTACATGAACAACGGCATGGACGCGCTCATCGTCTTTGACGACCTTTCCAAGCACGCCGTGGCGTACCGCCAGATTTCGCTCGTGCTGAAGCGCCCCGCCGGTCGTGAAGCTTTCCCCGGTGACG
This genomic interval from Ruficoccus sp. ZRK36 contains the following:
- a CDS encoding ATP synthase F0 subunit C; protein product: MFDLIAQITGDIGSGITAGLGCLGAALGVGFVGTKAVEAVGRNPGASGKILVQGILGMALAEAVAFYALFLY
- the atpF gene encoding F0F1 ATP synthase subunit B codes for the protein MIDLLPNLIAAAAEVSHEGVGSGSVIEKLAATFHVEWHLLLAQGINFILVAIVLWKFAFKPVVSTLDSRKKKIEDGLQYAEEMKTRLAEAEKQYAEKMKDAAVDGAKIIEEARANAKTYLEKQTQEAVTKAETIINKGHESVELERKQMLNELRREVAQLVVQTSGKVLNRDLSGEEKTRFSEAAAKELYGKN
- a CDS encoding F0F1 ATP synthase subunit delta; this encodes MDRKTQDQLKTFAHKLVELSLDETGRVSAERVGGVLTTLEQNPPRHLRALLKQYLVYIRQELARSQAQVEYAGELPASTLAEIRQELSEHYNRAVDVMPRENESLIAGFRVAIGDDVYDASLAGRLHALETAID
- the atpA gene encoding F0F1 ATP synthase subunit alpha, encoding MSTVLEQIQAEIAKLETQAVKTNVGNIVQIADGVARIDGLSEAMYNEMIEFPGGVYGIALNLEEDDVGVVILGDASELKEGDQAKTTGRLLSVPVGKPLLGRVVDALGTPIDGKGPIESNEFYPVEKIAPGIIPRKSVDQPVQTGIMAIDAMIPVGRGQRELIIGDRATGKTTVAIDTIINQAQINEQHKNEDGSFEEGFRPMYSIYVAIGQKQSNIARTIKALEAAGAMDYCTIVTAPAADNPANQYIAPFSGAAMGEYYMNNGMDALIVFDDLSKHAVAYRQISLVLKRPAGREAFPGDVFYLHSRLLERSARVNEANGNGSLTALPIIETQAGDVSAYIPTNVISITDGQIFLETDLFNQGVRPAINVGISVSRVGSAAQVKAMKQVAGKVKGQLAQYRELAAFAQFGSDLDARTKATLDMGDRMVELFKQPPLSPKRTEVQVALIWAVQNDFMADIEVKKVTAAVTSLEQYLIAGKADLLNKIRTEGKLTDDISAELKTAIADWKKTFVA